The sequence below is a genomic window from Actinomycetota bacterium.
ACGGCCGAGTCCGCCCGGACCCTGCTGGAGAACCTGTTCTTCAACCACAAGCGCTACGACCTGGCCCGGGTGGGCCGCTACAAGGTCTCCAAGAAGCTGGGGGAGGCCGACCCGGCCCTCGCCGCCCAGCTCAAGGCGAAGTTCAACGCCATGAAGGAGCTGGACAACCCGGACCGCAAGGGCTGGGAGCAGCCCCGGTACCGCGTGTTCGCCACGCTCCAGTCGGGCGAGTCCGGCCAGGGCGCGCCCAAGGAGAAGACCGTCCTCACCTACGAGGACATCCTGAAGGCGGTCCGGTACCTGGTCCGGCTGCACGCCGGCGAGGAGGGCTACGAGCCCGACGACATCGACCACTTCGGGAACCGCCGCCTCCGCAGCGTGGGCGAGCTGATCCAGAACCAGATCCGGATCGGCCTGTCGCGCATGGAGCGGGTGGTCCGCGAGCGCATGACCACCCAGGACGTGGAGGCCATCACGCCGCAGACCCTCATCAACATCCGCCCGGTGGTGGCGTCCATCAAGGAGTTCTTCGGAACGTCGCAGCTGTCCCAGTTCATGGACCAGACCAACACGCTGGCGGGCCTGACCCACAAGCGCCGCCTGTCGGCGCTCGGCCCGGGCGGCCTGTCCCGGGAGCGGGCCGGGTTCGAGGTCCGTGACGTCCACCCGTCCCACTACGGCCGGATGTGTCCCATCGAGACGCCGGAGGGCCCGAACATCGGCCTGATCGGCTCGCTCTCGTCGTTCGGGCGCATCAACCCGTACGGGTTCATCGAGACGCCGTACCGGAAGGTGGTGAAGGGCCGGGTCACCGACCAGATCGACTACCTGTCGGCGGACGAGGAGGACCTGCACGTCATCGCCCAGGCCAACACGCCGCACGACCCCAAGAACGGGAAGTTCTCCGAGGGGCGGGTCCTGGTGCGGCGCAAGCACGGCGAGGTCGACTACGTCGCTCCTGACGAGGTCGACTACATGGACGTCTCGCCGAAGCAGCTGGTGAGCGTGGCCGCGGCGCTGATCCCCTTCCTGGAGCACGACGACGCCAACCGGGCCCTCATGGGCGCGAACATGCAGCGCCAGGCGGTCCCGCTGCTGAAGTCGGAGGCCCCGCTGATCGGGACGGGCGTGGAGTTCCGCACCGCGGTGGACGCGGGCGACGTGGTGCTGGCCGACGAGGCCGGGGTGGTGGAGGACGTCTCCGCTGACGACGTCGTGGTCCGGGGCCGCACCGGCAACCTCAAGACCTACCGCATGCTGAAGTTCCGACGGTCCAACCAGGGCACCTGCATCAACCAGAAGCCCATCGTGTCGGTGGGCGACAAGGTGGCGAAGGGCCAGGTCATCGCGGACGGCCCGTCCACCGACATGGGCGAGCTCGCGCTGGGCCGGAACCTCCTGGTGGCGTTCATGCCGTGGGAGGGCCACAACTACGAGGACGCCATCGTCATCTCCGAGCGGCTGGTGAAGGACGACGTGCTCACGTCGATCCACATCGAGGAGCACGAGGTCGACGCCCGGGACACCAAGCTCGGGGCCGAGGAGATCACCCGGGACATCCCGAACGTCTCCGAGGAGATCCTGAAGGATCTCGACGAGCGCGGCATCGTGCGCATCGGGGCCGAGGTGAACCCGGGCGACTACCTGGTGGGCAAGGTCACGCCGAAGGGCGAGACCGAGCTCACGCCAGAGGAGCGCCTGCTGCGCGCGATCTTCGGTGAGAAGGCCCGGGAGGTCCGGGACACCTCGCTGAAGGTCCCCCACGGCGAGTCCGGCAAGGTCATCGGGGTGCGGGTGTTCGCCCGGGAGGACGGCGACGAGCTGGCCCCCGGCGTGAACCAGCTGGTCCGGGTGTACGTGGCCCAGAAGCGGAAGATCTCCGACGGCGACAAGCTGGCCGGCCGCCACGGGAACAAGGGCGTCATCGCCCGGATCCTTCCCGAGGAGGACATGCCGTTCCTGGAGGACGGCACGCCGTGCGACATCATCCTGAACCCGCTGGGGGTCCCGTCCCGGATGAACCTGGGGCAGGTCCTCGAGGCGCACCTCGGGTACGCGGCGGCCATGGGGTTCAAGTTCGACGGCCAGATCAAGGAGGGGCCGATCCACGTGGCCTCGCCGGTGTTCGACGGGGCCCGGGAGCACGAGATCCTGGAAGCCATCCGGAGCTCGCAGCCGAACAAGGACGGCGACCGCCTCATCGACGACTCGGGCAAGGCCCGGCTGTTCGACGGGCGGAGCGGCCAGCCCTACGAGGAGCCGGTGGCCATCGGGTACGTCTACATCATGAAGCTGCTGCACCTGGTGGACGACAAGATCCACGCCCGGTCCACCGGCCCGTACTCGATGATCACGCAGCAGCCCCTGGGCGGGAAGGCCCAGTTCGGCGGGCAGCGGTTCGGGGAGATGGAGGTGTGGGCGCTCGAGGCCTACGGCGCGGCGTACGCCCTCCAGGAGCTCCTGACCATCAAGTCCGACGACGTGCTGGGCCGGGTCAAGGTGTACGAGGCCATCGTGAAGGGCGAGAACATCCCCGAGCCGGGCATCCCGGAGTCCTTCAAGGTCCTGATCAAGGAGATGCAGTCCCTGTGCCTGAACGTCGAGGTCCTCTCGGCGGAGGGGCAGGAGATCGAGATGCGGGAGACCGACGAGGACGTGTTCCGGGCGGCGGAGGAGCTCGGGATCGACCTGTCGAGGCGCGAGCCCGCCGGGGCGGATTTCGACTGATGCGGGCCACACGCGTGCATCGGCAAGGGGAAGTGACGGAAGTGGAAGCGACGACTGACATGAAGGGGGCGCGGCGCTAGTGCTCGACGTCAACTACTTCGATGAGCTGCGGATCGGGCTGGCCACGGCGGACCAGATCCGGGCGTGGTCGAACGGCGAGGTCAAGAAGCCGGAGACCATCAACTACCGGACCCTGAAGCCGGAGAAGGACGGCCTGTTCTGCGAGCGCATCTTCGGTCCCACCCGGGACTGGGAGTGCCACTGCGGGAAGTACAAGCGGGTGCGGTTCAAGGGGATCATCTGCGAGCGCTGCGGCGTGGAGATCACCCGGGCCAAGGTCCGCCGGGAGCGCATGGGCCACATCGAGCTGGCCGCCCCGGTCACGCACATCTGGTACTTCAAGGGCGTCCCGTCCCGCCTGGGCTACCTGCTGGACATCGCACCGAAGGACCTCGAGCGGATCATCTACTTCGCCGCCTACGTGATCACCCGCCTGGACACCGAGCGCCGCCACCGCGACCTCCCCGAGATCGAGAAGGACATCGACGAGGAGAAGCGGGAGGTCGACCGGCACCGCGACGAGGAGATCCAGGACCGGCTGTCCGAGCTGGAGGAGCGCCTCCGCGAGCTGGAGGCCGAGGGTGCCAAGGGCGCCCAGCTGTCGGCCGCCCGGCGGGAGGCCCAGCGCGAGATCGAGCGCCTCACCGAGGCCTCCAAGCGGGAGACCGACCAGCTGGACCAAGTACTGGACGCGTTCCGGGACCTGAAGGTGAAGCAGCTGGTGGCCGACGACGCGGTGTACCGCCAGCTCCGGGAGCGCTACGGCGACTACTTCGACGGCGGCATGGGCGCAGAGGCCATCAAGCGCCTGCTGCTCGACCTCGACCTGGAGGCCGAGGCGGAGTTCCTGCGCGAGCAGATCCGCACGGCCAAGGGCACCCGCCGCCAGAAGGCCATCAAGCGGCTGAAGGTGGCGTCGAACTTCATCGGCACCAAGAACTCGCCGATGGGCATGGTCCTGGACGCCATCCCGGTGATCCCGCCGGACCTGCGGCCCATGGTGCAGCTGGACGGTGGGCGGTTCGCCACCTCCGACCTGAACGACCTGTACCGCCGGGTCATCAACCGGAACAACCGGCTGAAGCGGCTGCTGGACCTCCAGGCCCCCGAGATCATCGTGAACAACGAGAAGCGGATGCTCCAGGAGGCCGTGGACGCGCTGTTCGACAACGGCCGCCGGGGCCGTCCGGTCACCGGCCCGGGCAACCGCCCGCTGAAGTCGCTGTCCGACATGCTGAAGGGCAAGCAGGGCCGGTTCCGCCAGAACCTGCTGGGCAAGCGGGTCGACTACTCGGGCCGTTCCGTGATCGTGGTCGGGCCGGAGCTGAAGCTGCACCAGTGCGGCCTGCCCAAGCAGATGGCACTGGAGCTGTTCAAGCCGTTCGTGATGAAGCGGCTCGTGGACCAGGCCCTCGCGCAGAACATCAAGAGCGCGAAGCGGATGGTGGAGCGGGCCCGTCCGCAGGTGTGGGACGTGCTGGAGGAGGTCATCCGGGAGCACCCGGTCATGCTGAACCGGGCGCCCACCCTGCACCGCCTGGGCATCCAGGCCTTCGAGCCGGTGCTGGTGGAGGGCAAGGCCATCCAGATCCACCCGCTGGTGTGCACGGCGTTCAACGCCGACTTCGACGGCGACCAGATGGCCGTGCACGTGCCGCTGTCCGCCGAGGCGCAGGCCGAGGCTCGGGTCCTCATGCTGTCGGCGAACAACATCCTGTCGCCGGCCCACGGGCGCCCGATCGCCGTGCCCACCCAGGACATGGTGCTCGGGATGTACTACCTCACGCTGTCGCGAGAGCGTCCCAAGAAGGACGAGGCCATCCCGCGGTTCTCGTCGCCGGCCGAGGCGCTGCTGGCCGAGGACGCCGGGATGATCCACCTCCACGACATCATCCGGGTCCGCCTGCCCGGCAAGGCGATGCCGCCCGAGCTGGCGGCTTCCTCGAACGGGGACGGCGAGTCGAACGGCCGCGTGCGGCTGGTGGAGACCACGGTGGGCCGGGTCATCTTCAACGAGGCCTTCCCGCTCGACTTCCCGTACGTGGACCGCCACGTGCTGAAGGGCGACGTCGGCGAGCTGGTGGACGAGTGCGTCCGCCAGTACGACCGGGCGTCGGTGCAGCGGATCCTGGACGACCTCAAGCGGCTGGGGTTCCACTACGCCACCCGGGCCGGGGTCACCCTCGGGGTCGAGGACGTCACCACGCCCAAGGACAAGGCCAAGATCCTGGACGAGTACGAGAAGCGGGCCCAGAAGGTCGAGCAGCAGTTCCGCAAGGGGATCATCACCGACGACGAGCGCAAGCAGGAGCTCATCGAGATCTGGACCCAGGCCACCGACGACGTCAAGGACGCCATGGAGGCCGAGTTCTCGCCCACCAACCCGATCTACATGATGGCCAACTCGGGAGCCCGAGGGAACATCCAGCAGATCCGCCAGATCGCCGGCATGCGTGGCCTGGTGGCCAACCCGAAGGGCGAGATCATCCCCCGGCCGATCAAGGCCAACTTCCGTGAGGGGCTCACCGTGCTGGAGTACTTCATCTCCACCCACGGCGCCCGGAAGGGCCTGGCCGACACGGCCCTGCGGACCGCCGACTCGGGGTACCTGACCCGTCGTCTGGTGGACGTGGCCCAGGAGGTCATCATCCGGGAGGACGACTGCGGGACCGACCGGGGCATCCCCGCCCGGGTCAACACGGTCACGCCGAAGGGCGACCGGGTGCCGACCGGGCACGCGGACACGGCGCTGTTCGGCCGGGTGCTGGCCGAGGACGTGAAGGTCGAGCGGACCAAGGTGGCCTCGAAGGGCGACCTCCTCGACGACGTCAGCATGGCCAAGATCGTGGACAGCGGGGTGGAGCGGGTGTACGTCCGCTCCGTCCTGACCTGTGAGGCGGAGTACGGCGTGTGCCGCCTGTGCTACGGCCGCAACCTCGCGGTGGGCCGGCTGGTCGACATCGGCGAGGCCGTCGGCATCATCGCCGCGCAGTCCATCGGCGAGCCCGGCACGCAGCTCACCATGCGGACGTTCCACACCGGTGGTGTGGCCGGCGAGGACATCACGCACGGCCTCCCCCGGGTCCAGGAGCTGTTCGAGGCCCGCCGTCCCAAGGGAGAGGCCCAGATCACCGAGCTCCCCGGCACGGTCCAGATCGAGGAGGACGAGGAGAAGAAAGTCCGCCGGATCACCGTGACCTCGGACGACGGCGACCAGGTCCAGTACGCGGTGTCACTGCGCGCGCGGCTGGCGGTCTCCGACGGCGACCGGGTCGAGGTGGGCCAGCAGCTCACCGAGGGTTCCGTCAACCCGCACGAGAAGCTCCGCGTCGAAGGGGTCCAGGCCCTCCAGCTGCACCTGGTGGAGGAGGTCCAGCAGGTCTACCGGAGCCAGGGCGTGACGATCAACGACAAGCACATCGAGCTGATCATCCGGCAGATGCTGCGGAAGGTGCACATCATCGAGCCGGGCGACACCGACTTCCTGCCCGGTGAGCTGGTGGACCGGAAGCGCTTCGAGGAGAAGAACTCCGAAGTGGTGGAGGGCGGCGGCGAGCCCGCGTCGGCCCGGCCGATCCTCATGGGGATCACCAAGGCCGCCCTGGCCACGGACTCGTGGCTGTCCGCGGCCTCGTTCCAGGAGACCACCCGGGTCCTGACGGACGCCGCCATCAGCGCGAAGTCCGACCCGCTGCTCGGCCTGAAGGAGAACGTGATCATCGGCAAGCTCATCCCCGCGGGGACGGGCCTGAGCCGGTACCGAAACCTTCAGGTCAAGATCAAGCCCGAGTTCATCCCCGAGTACTGGCACGTCCGCCAGCGGGAGCTGGCCCAGGAGATGGGCGAGCCCGCGGAGGGCGACGGCGAGTACCGCCGGATGACCCGGGAAGAAGCCGAGCGGGCCCTGGGCGGCCTCGCCCCCGTGGAGGGCGGCGAGGAGTAGCCGAGGCCGGCCGGCCCGTCCGGCGAGCAGAACCAAGGCGAGAGGGCCGGGGGCGTCCCGGCCCTCCTCGCGTAACGGGTTCGTGTCACAGGGCGGTGCTACAGTCGGCTTCGAGATGGAAGCCTCGGATCGAGGATCGACCACCTCGCCGCCCGCATGGACTCCAGATTCGATGCGCTCGAGGCCCGTTTCGAAGCACGGTTCGACGCCGTGGACGCTCGCTTCGACGCCGTGGATCGCCGGTTCGACGCGCTGATCGCGCGCTTGGACGCCCGGTTCGACGCGATGGACCGCCGCTTCGATGCCCTCATCGCCCGGATGGACCACATGAACGCCCGGATCGATTCGCAGGCGGAGCGCATCGACGTCCATCTCGATCGCCATGCCGAAGGGGCATGACCGGCGGCTATTCGGTCTTCCGGGCCAGGTCCAGCAGCACCTCCTGCACCTGGGAGGGGCCGGCCAGGATGTCCCCCGAGAGGTAGTCGGGTCCCCCTTCCCAGTCGGTGACCACGCCGCCGGCCTCCTCGATCAGCAGCCCGCCCGCGGCCACGTCCCACGCGGAGAGACGCAGCTCGAAGAACCCGTCGAACACGCCCGCGGCCACCCAGGCCAGGTCCAGGGAGGCGGCGCCGGGCCGCCGGAGGTCCTCGAACCGCTCCAGGCTTCGCAGGAGCATCCGGCCGTACCGGGGCACCAGGTCCTTGTGCCGAAACGGGAAGCCCGTGGCCACCACGGCTTGGGACGGGTCGCGCAGGGACACGCGGAGCGGGCGCGCCGCCCGCGATCGCCGGTGCTCGACCACGGTGGCCCCCTCGCCGCGAGCCGCCGAGTACGTCTCCTCCAGGAACGGCGCGTGCACGACCCCCACGACGGGCCGTCCCTGCTCGACCAGGGCCACGGACACTCCCACCAGGGGGAACCGGTGCAGGAAGTTGGTGGTGCCGTCCAGCGGGTCGACCACCCAGTACCGGTCGCCCCCGTGCCCGCCCTCCTCCTCGCCCACCACCGGGATGCCGGGCGCCGCCGCCACCAGGGCCTCGACGACCACTCGCTCGCTGTGCCGGTCCACCTCCGTCACGTAGTCGCCCGGGCCGTTCTTGATGGTGGCCTGGGTGGCTTCGGCGCCCGCGCCGTCCGCGCCGTCCGCGCCGGCCCGGCGGACGACCTCGCCACCAGCCACCGCGGCCGCCCGGGCCGCGTCGAGCAGGCGATCGAGCGATCGGGAGTCCGCCACGGCGGCCCACGCTAGCAAAGGGCCGGTCAGGAGGCCTCTCGTGCGTGTACACTAAGGCTCCCGAGCGCATCGGTTGTCTTGCTGCAATTGTGAGCAAATTGACAGCCCACGCTGCGGACTAGTACCTTTGACGATTGCGGTTCGATGCGGATCGCAATCCAAGAACGTACGAGGGGGACCCATAAGGGAGCTTCGGTCGCAAGGGCAGCACCCTGGAGGCCGGGCCTGCGGGTCCGGCTTTTTGACGGTCCCCCGAAGCATGAGAAGGCGAGCGTTGCAGACGAGAGAGCCATGCCCACCATTCAACAGCTGGTCAGGAACGGGCGAGAGCGCCCGCGGAGCAAGACGAAGAGCCCCGCTCTTCGAGGATCTCCGCAGCGGCGCGGTGTCTGCACGCGTGTGTACACGACCACCCCGAAGAAGCCGAACTCGGCGCTCCGGAAGGTTGCCCGAGTCCGGCTGACGTCGGGCATCGAGGTCACCGCCTACATCCCCGGAATCGGCCACAACCTCCAGGAGCACTCCATCGTGCTCGTGCGGGGAGGCCGGGTGAAGGACCTCCCGGGCGTTCGCTACAAGATCGTCCGCGGCACCCTCGACACCGCCGGAGTCCGTGACCGGAAGAAGGCGCGCTCTCGCTACGGCGCCAAGAAGAGCCAGTAGGAGCGGTCGATGCCCAGGAAGGGACAAGCGGTCAAGCGCGAGATCGAGCCGGATCCGATCTATCAGAACCCGCTCGTCACGCAGCTCATCAACAAGGTGCTGCTGCACGGCAAGAAGAGCGTTGCCGAGCGCACGGTGTACAAGGCGCTCGAGGTCATCAGCGAGCGCACGGCGAACGACCCGGTCATCACGCTGAAGAAGGCCGTGGAGAACGCCCGGCCGCTGCTCGAGGTGCGCTCGCGGCGGGTCGGCGGGGCCACGTACCAGGTACCGGTGGAGGTCCGGCCGTCGCGGGGGACCACGCTCGCCCTGCGGTGGCTGGTGAACTACACCCGGCAGCGGCGGGAGCACACCATGGCCGACCGGCTGGTCGGCGAGATCATGGACGCCTCCACGGGCCAAGGGGCGTCGGTGAAACGACGCGAGGACCTGCACAAGATGGCCGAGGCCAACCGGGCCTTCGCGCACTACCGATGGTGATCGTCGAGGAGGAATTCGACCGCCGGACCCCCGGGTCCGGCGGATCGGTGACGGGGCTC
It includes:
- the rpsG gene encoding 30S ribosomal protein S7 is translated as MPRKGQAVKREIEPDPIYQNPLVTQLINKVLLHGKKSVAERTVYKALEVISERTANDPVITLKKAVENARPLLEVRSRRVGGATYQVPVEVRPSRGTTLALRWLVNYTRQRREHTMADRLVGEIMDASTGQGASVKRREDLHKMAEANRAFAHYRW
- a CDS encoding DNA-directed RNA polymerase subunit beta, coding for MVLPDLLVPGRERVSFAKLEEPLPLPDLVGVQRESFDWLLSEGIKEVLEEISPIEDFTEQFQLFFGSHHFKEIKHSEEECKDKDMTYSAALFVECSFVNKTTGEIKEQEVFMGDFPMMTSKGTFIINGTERVVVSQLVRSPGVYFDRSIDKTSDKDVYLAKVIPGRGAWLEFDVDKRDTVGVRIDRKRRQHVTVLLKAMGWTEEEILSLFDDAPSIKLTLEKDHVGSPEEALEDIYRRLRPGEPPTAESARTLLENLFFNHKRYDLARVGRYKVSKKLGEADPALAAQLKAKFNAMKELDNPDRKGWEQPRYRVFATLQSGESGQGAPKEKTVLTYEDILKAVRYLVRLHAGEEGYEPDDIDHFGNRRLRSVGELIQNQIRIGLSRMERVVRERMTTQDVEAITPQTLINIRPVVASIKEFFGTSQLSQFMDQTNTLAGLTHKRRLSALGPGGLSRERAGFEVRDVHPSHYGRMCPIETPEGPNIGLIGSLSSFGRINPYGFIETPYRKVVKGRVTDQIDYLSADEEDLHVIAQANTPHDPKNGKFSEGRVLVRRKHGEVDYVAPDEVDYMDVSPKQLVSVAAALIPFLEHDDANRALMGANMQRQAVPLLKSEAPLIGTGVEFRTAVDAGDVVLADEAGVVEDVSADDVVVRGRTGNLKTYRMLKFRRSNQGTCINQKPIVSVGDKVAKGQVIADGPSTDMGELALGRNLLVAFMPWEGHNYEDAIVISERLVKDDVLTSIHIEEHEVDARDTKLGAEEITRDIPNVSEEILKDLDERGIVRIGAEVNPGDYLVGKVTPKGETELTPEERLLRAIFGEKAREVRDTSLKVPHGESGKVIGVRVFAREDGDELAPGVNQLVRVYVAQKRKISDGDKLAGRHGNKGVIARILPEEDMPFLEDGTPCDIILNPLGVPSRMNLGQVLEAHLGYAAAMGFKFDGQIKEGPIHVASPVFDGAREHEILEAIRSSQPNKDGDRLIDDSGKARLFDGRSGQPYEEPVAIGYVYIMKLLHLVDDKIHARSTGPYSMITQQPLGGKAQFGGQRFGEMEVWALEAYGAAYALQELLTIKSDDVLGRVKVYEAIVKGENIPEPGIPESFKVLIKEMQSLCLNVEVLSAEGQEIEMRETDEDVFRAAEELGIDLSRREPAGADFD
- a CDS encoding inositol monophosphatase; this encodes MADSRSLDRLLDAARAAAVAGGEVVRRAGADGADGAGAEATQATIKNGPGDYVTEVDRHSERVVVEALVAAAPGIPVVGEEEGGHGGDRYWVVDPLDGTTNFLHRFPLVGVSVALVEQGRPVVGVVHAPFLEETYSAARGEGATVVEHRRSRAARPLRVSLRDPSQAVVATGFPFRHKDLVPRYGRMLLRSLERFEDLRRPGAASLDLAWVAAGVFDGFFELRLSAWDVAAGGLLIEEAGGVVTDWEGGPDYLSGDILAGPSQVQEVLLDLARKTE
- a CDS encoding DNA-directed RNA polymerase subunit beta' — its product is MLDVNYFDELRIGLATADQIRAWSNGEVKKPETINYRTLKPEKDGLFCERIFGPTRDWECHCGKYKRVRFKGIICERCGVEITRAKVRRERMGHIELAAPVTHIWYFKGVPSRLGYLLDIAPKDLERIIYFAAYVITRLDTERRHRDLPEIEKDIDEEKREVDRHRDEEIQDRLSELEERLRELEAEGAKGAQLSAARREAQREIERLTEASKRETDQLDQVLDAFRDLKVKQLVADDAVYRQLRERYGDYFDGGMGAEAIKRLLLDLDLEAEAEFLREQIRTAKGTRRQKAIKRLKVASNFIGTKNSPMGMVLDAIPVIPPDLRPMVQLDGGRFATSDLNDLYRRVINRNNRLKRLLDLQAPEIIVNNEKRMLQEAVDALFDNGRRGRPVTGPGNRPLKSLSDMLKGKQGRFRQNLLGKRVDYSGRSVIVVGPELKLHQCGLPKQMALELFKPFVMKRLVDQALAQNIKSAKRMVERARPQVWDVLEEVIREHPVMLNRAPTLHRLGIQAFEPVLVEGKAIQIHPLVCTAFNADFDGDQMAVHVPLSAEAQAEARVLMLSANNILSPAHGRPIAVPTQDMVLGMYYLTLSRERPKKDEAIPRFSSPAEALLAEDAGMIHLHDIIRVRLPGKAMPPELAASSNGDGESNGRVRLVETTVGRVIFNEAFPLDFPYVDRHVLKGDVGELVDECVRQYDRASVQRILDDLKRLGFHYATRAGVTLGVEDVTTPKDKAKILDEYEKRAQKVEQQFRKGIITDDERKQELIEIWTQATDDVKDAMEAEFSPTNPIYMMANSGARGNIQQIRQIAGMRGLVANPKGEIIPRPIKANFREGLTVLEYFISTHGARKGLADTALRTADSGYLTRRLVDVAQEVIIREDDCGTDRGIPARVNTVTPKGDRVPTGHADTALFGRVLAEDVKVERTKVASKGDLLDDVSMAKIVDSGVERVYVRSVLTCEAEYGVCRLCYGRNLAVGRLVDIGEAVGIIAAQSIGEPGTQLTMRTFHTGGVAGEDITHGLPRVQELFEARRPKGEAQITELPGTVQIEEDEEKKVRRITVTSDDGDQVQYAVSLRARLAVSDGDRVEVGQQLTEGSVNPHEKLRVEGVQALQLHLVEEVQQVYRSQGVTINDKHIELIIRQMLRKVHIIEPGDTDFLPGELVDRKRFEEKNSEVVEGGGEPASARPILMGITKAALATDSWLSAASFQETTRVLTDAAISAKSDPLLGLKENVIIGKLIPAGTGLSRYRNLQVKIKPEFIPEYWHVRQRELAQEMGEPAEGDGEYRRMTREEAERALGGLAPVEGGEE
- the rpsL gene encoding 30S ribosomal protein S12; the protein is MPTIQQLVRNGRERPRSKTKSPALRGSPQRRGVCTRVYTTTPKKPNSALRKVARVRLTSGIEVTAYIPGIGHNLQEHSIVLVRGGRVKDLPGVRYKIVRGTLDTAGVRDRKKARSRYGAKKSQ